Below is a window of Hydrogenimonas sp. SS33 DNA.
TTTCGACATGCTCTGCATAAATATGCTTTTCGGCAAGTCTCTTTTTCCAGCCGCCGGCATAATACCAGCGTTCACGGAAAGGATCGTCCCAGGCATACATCCATTTGCCGTTCAGCTCGAAAAACGGCTTGAGCAGCCCCAAACCCGAAACCGGGTTTCGCTCTCCGATCAGGAGCGTTCCGTTCTTTTTCAAAACGCGCCGGATTTCGGCGAGGGCATCGTCCAAATAGGTATGCTGCAGGACCTCGATCGTCAAAACGGCATCAAAATACCCCTCTTTGAACGGAATGGCGTAGGCACTTCCCCGACGGACGTTTTCTCCTTCGAAAACGGGATCGACGCCGACGATCTCCCATGCCGGGTACCGCGTTTTCAAAGCTTCGATGAAGCGTCCTCTGCCGCACCCCAGATCCAGAAACCGTATCTTTTTCTTCTGCCATCCCTTTTTTTGCACACACTCATCGATCTTTTCCAGATAGAGCCGCTCCATCGCTCCCAGCTCCTCTCCGGCCACCTCTGCCGGAGCGAACGAAAAAGCATGGGCGACGAAACACTCCTGTTCACACAGCGAAGAGGGTTCCCTCTCCCGTCTCAGGATCAGAGCATCGATGAAAAACTTGTTTCCCCAGTTGACGAAATCAAAGGCACCGTACCGACCCCAAAAGGGTACGGAAGCGGGAAGGGCACCCCGCAGAACCCCTTCGGCAAAGAGCTGTTTCGGTTTGAGATAGAAAATCGTCACATCTGCCGCTTCGTTCCATTTCTCATCCGATGTCAACCGCGCAAGCCGGAGAGAGATACCGGCCCATTGGGCCAGGCCGGTCATGCATTTCTGGGGATTGGCGCACCCGAAATCTTCATCATACTGGGAGCAGAGTATCTTCTCTTCACGGTTCTGGCGCTTCAAAAGCTGTCCGGCGTTTTTCAGAACCGCTTCGAGGTATCGGGAATCGCCTTCAAGGGCATAGGCGTCGAGCAGCCCTTCCAGGATATAGACAACCGTATGCAGATAGGCGGGGACCCCTTCGACAAACGAAGCGTGGCGGAAAAAACCGTTGGGTTTTTGTTGGGCAAGAACCCATTCCAAATGGCGTCGGGCCACATCGGCGACCGCTTCATCCCCCTGCGCTTTGGCGTACTCCAGCATGGCTGCCGCCACTCGGCTGTAGTAGGCATGGGGCTGTTTGTTGTAGGCGACACGCCGCCAGCTGCCATCGGCTTCCTGACTATCGGCCAGCCATTTTGCAGCCCTTTGCGCCGCATCACGGTACCGTACATCCCCGGTTTCGCTCCACAGGCGGTTCAACCCTGTCAAAACCTGCCCCGTATCGAAAGCCATGGGAGCGCCCGAGTCGATCTCACTGAAACTTCCGTCCCTGTTTTGCACGGAGAGAAGCCACTCCCCGGCTCTGTGCACACTCCTCCTGTAGCGCTCATCCTGGAGCCACTCTCCCAGATCCAGCAGGGTCGGAATAATATAGCCGCTCGTTTCGATGTAACTCCGGTCCCGTCCGGAAATCAGCGAATACTTTCTGGCATACCCTCCATCTCCGTTTTGCATCGAAAGCAGCCACTCTCCCGCCGCTTCGGCATGGATCCGATCGTTCCATACTCTCTGGTTCCGCATTGAGGCGAAAGCTTCGAAAGTCATTCCGGGACGGGTGATTGCGGAGCGCAAGATGCCGTAAAGAGGGTAGATCCGTTCCCTAAAAGCCACGATCGCCCCTTCGAAATTCGTCCGGGCGGAGATTTCCGCCCCAATCATCGCCGGTTCGGAAACCGCCTTTTGCAACGTTCTCCGGCGCGCTCACGCCTGAGCCGATGTGCCCGGCGATTTCCCGGGCCGGAACTGTTACGGGGACTCTTCGCATCCGTTACAACCTGGCATCGATTTTCGGGCGTTCAAGCAACCCTTTGATGTCGTAAACAACCCGCCGCCCGCTTTTTCCGATATTCATTTTCTTGAATGCTTCATGCGCAACGGCCAAAACGACCGCATCGTACCGGTCGGCAAGCCCTTCTTCGAATCGGGGCAGCAGATCGATTCCATACTCCCTTTTCACCTCCGCCGCATCGGCCCACGGGTCGAAGACATCCACATCGCAACCGAAATCCGCCAACTCCCGAATCACATCTATTACACGGCTGTTACGGATATCCGGACAGTTTTCCTTGAAGGTGATTCCCAGCACAAGTACTTTGGCACCCTTGATCGTGTGCCCCTTGTGTATCATCAGCTTGACGACCCGGTTCGCCACATGAACACCCATATTGTCATTGATTCTCCGGCCCGAGAGAATGACTTCCGGATGGTAGCCTATCTCTTTGGCCTTGTAGGTGAGATAGTAGGGATCGACACCGATGCAGTGCCCTCCCACCAGACCCGGTTTGAAAGGGAGGAAATTCCATTTGGTCCCTGCGGCGGCCAGTACGTCCAGCGTATCGATCCCGAGTTTTTCAAAAATGAGGGCCAGTTCGTTGACGAAAGCGATGTTGATGTCCCTTTGGGCGTTTTCTATGACTTTTGCAGCCTCCGCCACCTTTATGCTGGGAGCCATATGGGTGCCGGCCGTTATGACGGATGCATAGAGGTCATCGATCTTCTTGGCGGTTTCGGGGGTCGAACCGGAGGTGACCTTCGGAATTTTGGTGACGGTGTGCTCTTTGTCACCGGGGTTGATGCGTTCGGGCGAATAGCCGCAATAGAAATCTTCATTGAATGTCAAACCGCTCTGTTTTTCGAGAATCGGGACGCAAACCTCTTCGGTCGCTCCGGGATAGACCGTGGATTCGTAGATAACGATGTCGTTCGGTTTAAGGACTTTCGCGATGGTTTCACTCGCTTTTTTCAAAGGAGCAAGATCCGGATTTTTGTGCTCATCGATCGGCGTGGGTACGGTGACGATATAAATATTGCAGTTCCGTATCTCTTCCCTGTCGTCCGTAAACCGCATACCGTTTCCGATAGCCTCTCTGACCTGCTCCCAGCTCAATTCCAAAGTGCGGTCATAGCCCTGTCGAAGCTCTTCGACGCGCCGGCGTGCAATATCGAAACCGACAACGGGGTATTTGAAGCTGAAGGCATGGGCCAGAGGGAGGCCGACATACCCCAGGCCCACAACGGCGATCTTTTCAGACATTGTAGAACTTCCGATACCACGCTACAAAGTTTTCAATTCCCTCTTCGATCG
It encodes the following:
- a CDS encoding methyltransferase domain-containing protein codes for the protein MQKAVSEPAMIGAEISARTNFEGAIVAFRERIYPLYGILRSAITRPGMTFEAFASMRNQRVWNDRIHAEAAGEWLLSMQNGDGGYARKYSLISGRDRSYIETSGYIIPTLLDLGEWLQDERYRRSVHRAGEWLLSVQNRDGSFSEIDSGAPMAFDTGQVLTGLNRLWSETGDVRYRDAAQRAAKWLADSQEADGSWRRVAYNKQPHAYYSRVAAAMLEYAKAQGDEAVADVARRHLEWVLAQQKPNGFFRHASFVEGVPAYLHTVVYILEGLLDAYALEGDSRYLEAVLKNAGQLLKRQNREEKILCSQYDEDFGCANPQKCMTGLAQWAGISLRLARLTSDEKWNEAADVTIFYLKPKQLFAEGVLRGALPASVPFWGRYGAFDFVNWGNKFFIDALILRREREPSSLCEQECFVAHAFSFAPAEVAGEELGAMERLYLEKIDECVQKKGWQKKKIRFLDLGCGRGRFIEALKTRYPAWEIVGVDPVFEGENVRRGSAYAIPFKEGYFDAVLTIEVLQHTYLDDALAEIRRVLKKNGTLLIGERNPVSGLGLLKPFFELNGKWMYAWDDPFRERWYYAGGWKKRLAEKHIYAEHVETLEHPLPSRIPRMNRYYWIKGLKSE
- a CDS encoding nucleotide sugar dehydrogenase gives rise to the protein MSEKIAVVGLGYVGLPLAHAFSFKYPVVGFDIARRRVEELRQGYDRTLELSWEQVREAIGNGMRFTDDREEIRNCNIYIVTVPTPIDEHKNPDLAPLKKASETIAKVLKPNDIVIYESTVYPGATEEVCVPILEKQSGLTFNEDFYCGYSPERINPGDKEHTVTKIPKVTSGSTPETAKKIDDLYASVITAGTHMAPSIKVAEAAKVIENAQRDINIAFVNELALIFEKLGIDTLDVLAAAGTKWNFLPFKPGLVGGHCIGVDPYYLTYKAKEIGYHPEVILSGRRINDNMGVHVANRVVKLMIHKGHTIKGAKVLVLGITFKENCPDIRNSRVIDVIRELADFGCDVDVFDPWADAAEVKREYGIDLLPRFEEGLADRYDAVVLAVAHEAFKKMNIGKSGRRVVYDIKGLLERPKIDARL